The proteins below come from a single Trichocoleus desertorum ATA4-8-CV12 genomic window:
- the folD gene encoding bifunctional methylenetetrahydrofolate dehydrogenase/methenyltetrahydrofolate cyclohydrolase FolD translates to MQSHGAQLIDGKALAQKIQAELAQQIQSLQAQYGRPPGLAVLMVGDNPASAAYVRGKEKACEKVGMASFGQHLPATTTQAELEKIIQALNQDERVDGILIQLPLPEHLDGVALLNQLDPDKDADGLHPVNLGRLVRSEPGLRSCTPAGVMELLKEYGIDPKGKHAVVIGRSILVGKPISLMLLEADATIAIAHSKTPDLASVIRSADIVVAAVGRPEMITADMVKPGAVVIDVGINRVTDAEGKSRLVGDVHFDSVKSVASAITPVPGGVGPMTVAMLLQNTVWSYIQRYQGVQQAP, encoded by the coding sequence ATGCAATCTCACGGCGCTCAACTCATCGACGGTAAAGCTCTCGCCCAAAAAATTCAAGCAGAGCTGGCTCAACAGATCCAGTCGCTTCAGGCTCAGTATGGTCGTCCTCCAGGCTTAGCTGTACTGATGGTAGGCGACAACCCTGCTAGTGCTGCCTATGTCCGAGGTAAAGAGAAAGCCTGTGAAAAGGTGGGCATGGCCTCCTTTGGTCAGCATTTACCTGCGACTACAACCCAGGCAGAACTCGAGAAAATTATTCAAGCCTTAAATCAAGATGAGCGAGTCGATGGCATTCTGATTCAGTTACCACTGCCAGAGCATTTGGATGGGGTGGCGCTGCTGAACCAACTCGACCCCGACAAAGATGCCGATGGCTTGCATCCGGTTAACTTAGGTCGCTTGGTTCGGAGCGAGCCAGGGCTTCGCAGTTGCACGCCTGCGGGTGTGATGGAGCTGTTGAAGGAATATGGAATTGATCCTAAAGGCAAACATGCCGTAGTAATTGGTCGCAGTATTTTGGTCGGCAAACCGATCTCGCTGATGCTTCTAGAAGCCGATGCCACCATCGCGATCGCCCACTCCAAAACGCCAGATCTCGCTTCAGTGATCCGTAGTGCTGACATTGTTGTAGCTGCGGTCGGTCGGCCAGAGATGATTACGGCTGACATGGTGAAACCAGGCGCAGTGGTGATTGATGTGGGGATCAACCGCGTCACCGATGCTGAAGGCAAGAGCCGCTTAGTTGGAGATGTCCACTTTGACTCGGTCAAGTCTGTTGCCAGTGCCATTACCCCAGTTCCGGGCGGTGTTGGCCCCATGACTGTCGCTATGTTGCTGCAAAATACTGTGTGGAGTTATATCCAACGTTATCAAGGCGTGCAACAAGCCCCGTAG